One Thauera sp. K11 DNA window includes the following coding sequences:
- the gloB gene encoding hydroxyacylglutathione hydrolase: MDIIPLPAFRDNYIWLLHDGRHAVAVDPGDAGPVEDFLARHGLALAAVLVTHHHPDHVGGLQALLARHGVPVFGPAREPIAGVDHPVAEGDVVVIEQLGLALTVLDVPGHTAGHVAYHAAAPAPGSLFCGDTMFSAGCGRLFEGTPAQMAASLAKFGALPDATRVYCTHEYTLSNLAFSRVAEPVNGQRDAYAARCERLRAAGEPTLPSTIGTEKAVNPFLRCTEPGVIEAVAAHGGSRPADAVSCLAALRAWKDVF, encoded by the coding sequence ATGGACATTATCCCCCTTCCCGCCTTTCGCGATAACTACATCTGGCTCCTGCACGACGGCCGCCACGCCGTGGCCGTCGATCCGGGCGATGCCGGGCCGGTCGAGGATTTCCTCGCCAGGCACGGTCTCGCGCTCGCCGCGGTGCTGGTCACGCACCATCATCCCGACCACGTCGGCGGCCTGCAGGCGCTGCTCGCGCGCCACGGAGTGCCCGTGTTCGGGCCGGCGCGGGAGCCCATCGCCGGCGTCGATCACCCGGTTGCCGAAGGCGACGTGGTCGTGATCGAGCAGCTCGGCCTCGCGCTGACGGTGCTCGACGTTCCCGGGCACACCGCGGGGCACGTGGCCTACCATGCGGCGGCGCCCGCTCCCGGCAGCCTGTTCTGCGGCGACACGATGTTCTCGGCCGGCTGCGGACGCCTCTTCGAGGGCACGCCGGCGCAGATGGCGGCTTCGCTGGCGAAGTTCGGTGCGCTGCCGGATGCGACCCGCGTCTATTGCACGCACGAATACACGCTTTCCAACCTCGCCTTCTCGCGCGTGGCCGAGCCGGTCAACGGGCAGCGCGACGCCTATGCGGCGCGCTGCGAACGGCTGCGCGCGGCCGGCGAACCGACGCTGCCGAGCACCATCGGCACCGAGAAGGCCGTCAATCCCTTCCTGCGCTGCACCGAGCCCGGCGTGATCGAGGCCGTGGCCGCCCATGGCGGAAGCCGCCCGGCGGACGCGGTCTCCTGCCTGGCGGCGCTGCGCGCCTGGAAGGACGTGTTCTGA
- a CDS encoding class I SAM-dependent methyltransferase: MSIPGLSEWLQTPQGLYLLEWEHAAFDQMVADVFGYYALQIGMTELDFLRTNRMPFRFRCAASGPGEVLANEFELPFAGTSLDLVLLPHVLEFSRQPHQVLREVERVLVPEGSVIISGFNPLSLWGVRWVGARGGGNFPWTGQYRTAMRIKDWLTLLGFEVQAGRFGCYVPAVGSAKWLDRWQVLDYAGRRWWPVCGAAYMLHGVKRVQGMRLITPKWRDERRSAKRLSPVAQRNGGGKITKSED; encoded by the coding sequence ATGTCAATCCCCGGCCTGTCGGAATGGCTGCAGACACCGCAGGGCCTGTACCTGCTCGAGTGGGAACATGCCGCCTTCGACCAGATGGTGGCGGACGTGTTCGGCTACTACGCGCTGCAGATCGGCATGACGGAACTCGATTTCCTGCGCACCAACCGGATGCCGTTCCGCTTCCGTTGTGCGGCGTCCGGCCCGGGCGAGGTGCTGGCGAACGAGTTCGAGCTGCCGTTCGCCGGCACGAGCCTCGACCTGGTGCTGCTGCCGCACGTCCTGGAATTCTCGCGCCAGCCCCACCAGGTGCTGCGCGAGGTCGAGCGCGTGCTGGTGCCGGAGGGCAGCGTCATCATCTCCGGCTTCAATCCGCTGAGCCTGTGGGGCGTGCGGTGGGTCGGCGCGCGCGGCGGCGGCAACTTTCCGTGGACGGGGCAGTACCGCACGGCGATGCGCATCAAGGACTGGCTCACGCTGCTCGGCTTCGAGGTGCAGGCGGGACGGTTCGGCTGCTACGTGCCGGCAGTCGGTTCGGCGAAATGGCTCGACCGCTGGCAGGTGCTGGACTACGCCGGCAGGCGCTGGTGGCCGGTATGCGGGGCGGCCTACATGCTGCATGGGGTCAAGCGGGTGCAGGGCATGCGGCTGATCACGCCGAAGTGGCGCGACGAGCGGCGCTCGGCCAAGAGACTGTCGCCGGTTGCGCAACGCAATGGCGGCGGGAAAATCACGAAAAGCGAAGATTGA
- the rnhA gene encoding ribonuclease HI, translated as MEEVDIYTDGACSGNPGPGGWGAILRAGGHEKELWGGEPATTNNRMELLAVIRALDALKRPVMARVHTDSQYVQKGISEWIHNWKARGWKTASKEPVKNADLWRELDEAASRHQVKWLWVRGHAGHPENERADALARRGAQAARASGSVVQG; from the coding sequence ATGGAAGAAGTCGATATCTATACGGACGGTGCATGCAGCGGCAATCCGGGCCCCGGCGGCTGGGGCGCGATCCTGCGGGCGGGCGGGCACGAGAAGGAACTCTGGGGCGGCGAGCCGGCGACGACGAACAACCGCATGGAACTGCTGGCGGTGATCCGCGCGCTCGATGCGCTGAAGCGGCCGGTGATGGCGCGGGTGCACACCGACAGCCAGTACGTGCAGAAGGGTATCTCGGAGTGGATACACAACTGGAAGGCGCGCGGCTGGAAGACGGCGTCGAAGGAGCCGGTGAAGAATGCCGACCTGTGGCGCGAACTCGACGAGGCCGCCTCGCGGCACCAGGTGAAGTGGCTGTGGGTGCGGGGCCATGCCGGACACCCGGAAAACGAACGCGCCGACGCGCTGGCACGCCGCGGCGCCCAGGCCGCGCGCGCATCGGGCAGCGTGGTGCAGGGCTGA
- the dnaQ gene encoding DNA polymerase III subunit epsilon gives MRQIVLDTETTGLDWRNGDRVIEIGCVELMNRSLTGRHYHVFINPGRGIDAEAVAVHGITEEFLADKPKFGEIAVGFEDFVRDAELIIHNASFDVGFLDYELDLLGRSKLGQLCAGVIDTLRMAKEQNPGKKASLDALCDRYEIDNAHRTLHGALLDAELLAEVYLAMTRGQESLIMALEDEDARGDADVAGGLIERRPQKVLRASETELAAHHDVLAGIAKANKGLCLWLPPEQESTAA, from the coding sequence ATGCGACAAATCGTACTCGACACCGAAACCACCGGCCTCGACTGGCGCAACGGCGACCGCGTGATCGAGATCGGCTGCGTCGAACTGATGAACCGCAGCCTCACCGGGCGGCATTACCACGTGTTCATCAACCCCGGACGCGGCATCGATGCGGAAGCGGTGGCGGTGCACGGCATCACCGAGGAGTTCCTCGCCGACAAGCCGAAGTTCGGCGAGATCGCGGTGGGGTTCGAGGACTTCGTGCGCGACGCCGAGTTGATCATCCACAACGCGAGCTTCGACGTCGGCTTCCTCGACTACGAACTCGATCTGCTCGGCCGGTCCAAGCTCGGCCAGCTCTGCGCCGGCGTCATCGACACGCTGAGGATGGCCAAGGAGCAGAATCCGGGCAAGAAAGCCTCGCTGGATGCGCTGTGCGATCGCTACGAGATCGACAACGCCCACCGCACGCTGCACGGCGCACTGCTCGACGCCGAACTGCTCGCCGAGGTCTACCTGGCGATGACGCGCGGCCAGGAGAGCCTGATCATGGCGCTCGAGGACGAAGATGCGAGGGGCGACGCGGACGTTGCCGGCGGGCTGATCGAACGCCGGCCGCAGAAAGTGCTGCGCGCGAGCGAAACCGAACTCGCCGCGCATCACGACGTGCTGGCCGGGATCGCGAAGGCGAACAAGGGCCTGTGCCTGTGGCTGCCGCCGGAGCAGGAAAGCACGGCGGCGTGA
- a CDS encoding fused MFS/spermidine synthase: MGIPIDISEAAGVRYLHFGSDWVQGAMRIRKPNALELAYTREMMAGLLLRDGLHENPAQDAGQWPRKVLIIGLGAASLAKFVYRHCPQARIQVVEIEPSVVAAARQFFRLPPEDGRFSIHVGCGAQYVLERERRFDYVLVDGFDRNARAGALDTLPFYQALRTRLTAQGLIAVNLFGRSRGYKASLERMITAFDDRVLAFPSCDSGNVVAFCADGEPVERDIPELRRRAAALKAASGLDLLPTVTRLEQAGTLPGGVLTL, from the coding sequence ATGGGCATCCCGATCGACATTTCGGAAGCGGCCGGTGTCCGCTACCTGCACTTCGGCTCCGACTGGGTGCAGGGCGCGATGCGCATCCGCAAGCCCAATGCGCTGGAACTCGCCTACACCCGCGAGATGATGGCCGGCCTGCTGCTGCGCGACGGGCTGCACGAAAACCCCGCGCAGGATGCCGGCCAGTGGCCGCGGAAGGTGCTGATCATCGGCCTCGGCGCCGCCTCGCTGGCGAAGTTCGTCTACCGCCACTGCCCGCAGGCACGCATCCAGGTGGTCGAGATCGAGCCCTCGGTGGTGGCCGCCGCGCGCCAGTTCTTCCGGCTGCCGCCGGAGGACGGCCGCTTTTCGATCCATGTCGGCTGCGGCGCGCAATACGTGCTCGAGCGCGAGCGGCGTTTCGACTACGTGCTGGTGGATGGCTTCGACCGCAATGCGCGCGCCGGTGCCCTCGACACGCTGCCCTTCTACCAGGCTTTGCGCACCCGGCTGACGGCGCAGGGCCTGATCGCGGTGAACCTGTTCGGCCGCTCGCGGGGCTACAAGGCCAGCCTGGAGCGCATGATCACCGCCTTCGACGATCGCGTGCTGGCCTTCCCCTCCTGCGACAGCGGCAACGTCGTCGCCTTCTGCGCGGACGGCGAACCCGTCGAACGCGACATCCCCGAACTGCGCCGGCGGGCTGCCGCGCTGAAGGCCGCCTCCGGCCTGGACCTGCTGCCGACCGTCACCCGGCTCGAACAGGCCGGCACCCTGCCGGGCGGCGTGCTGACGCTCTGA
- the mutS gene encoding DNA mismatch repair protein MutS: protein MNRQAASPSAAPARALDGHTPMMQQYLSLKAQHPDTLLFYRMGDFYELFFEDAEKAARLLDITLTTRGQSNGEPIRMAGVPFHAVEQYLARLVKLGESVVIAEQVGEPGATKGPMERAVSRIVTPGTLTDAALLDERRDALLLAASLHRGTLGLAWLNLANGDLRLMECPAEALQAQFERLRPAEVLVPDGLSLPLIETLSPALRRLADWQFDADTGTRLLTGHFGTRDLAGFGVEGLPVALGAAAALYEYARATQQQSLAHVTGLVVERESEYLRLDAATRRNLELTETLRGEPAPTLLSLLDTCVTSMGSRWLRHALHHPLRDRAVPAARHEAVAELVGDGDGSVAAAVRAALRGVADVDRITARIALRSARPRDLSALRESLVRLPELGHALRGANAALSVELARALIIAPEALGLLQAAIAPEPAAMIRDGGVIAPGYDAELDELRGIQNNCGEFLLALEARERERTGIASLKVEFNKVHGFYIEVSRANADKVPDDYRRRQTLKNAERYITPELKSFEDKALSASERALAREKLLYDGILDELAGHIPALQRIARALATLDGLAAFAEAALRCGYVRPSFGEQPGIRIDGGRHPVVERQVENFIRNDARLAATRRMLMITGPNMGGKSTFMRQVALICLLAHVGSFVPADAAGIGPLDAIFTRIGASDDLASGRSTFMVEMTEAAAILHGATEHSLVLMDEIGRGTSTFDGLALAFAIARQLLEKNRSLTLFATHYFELTRLNADYPECANVHLDAVEHGHRIVFLHALEEGPASQSYGIEVAALAGIPAPVIRDAKRRLRALENREIGAGPQADLFALLPEPEAGPLSHPVLTALADIDPDALTPREALERLYSLKRLAG, encoded by the coding sequence ATGAACAGACAAGCCGCCAGCCCGTCGGCCGCGCCTGCGCGCGCGCTGGACGGGCACACCCCCATGATGCAGCAGTACCTGAGCCTGAAGGCTCAGCACCCCGACACGCTGCTGTTCTACCGCATGGGCGACTTCTACGAACTCTTCTTCGAGGACGCCGAGAAGGCGGCCCGCCTGCTCGACATCACGCTGACCACCCGCGGCCAGTCCAACGGCGAGCCGATCCGCATGGCGGGCGTGCCCTTCCATGCCGTGGAGCAGTACCTGGCGAGGCTGGTCAAGCTGGGTGAATCGGTGGTGATCGCCGAGCAGGTCGGCGAACCCGGTGCCACCAAGGGGCCGATGGAGCGAGCGGTCAGCCGCATCGTCACGCCGGGCACGCTGACCGACGCGGCGCTGCTCGACGAGCGCCGCGACGCCCTGCTGCTTGCCGCCAGCCTGCATCGCGGCACGCTCGGGCTGGCGTGGCTGAACCTCGCCAACGGCGACCTGCGGCTGATGGAATGCCCGGCCGAGGCGCTGCAGGCCCAGTTCGAACGCCTGCGCCCGGCCGAGGTGCTGGTGCCCGACGGCCTGTCCCTGCCTCTCATCGAGACGCTGTCGCCCGCCCTGCGGCGCCTCGCCGACTGGCAGTTCGATGCCGACACCGGTACGCGCCTGCTGACCGGGCATTTCGGCACGCGCGACCTCGCCGGCTTCGGCGTCGAGGGCCTGCCGGTGGCGCTCGGCGCCGCCGCGGCCCTCTACGAGTACGCCCGCGCCACCCAGCAGCAAAGCCTCGCCCACGTCACCGGCCTCGTCGTCGAACGCGAATCCGAATACCTGCGTCTGGACGCCGCCACCCGCCGCAACCTCGAACTCACAGAAACCCTGCGCGGCGAACCGGCTCCCACCCTGCTGTCGCTGCTCGATACCTGCGTCACCAGCATGGGCTCGCGCTGGCTGCGCCACGCGCTGCATCACCCGCTGCGCGATCGCGCCGTGCCGGCGGCGCGCCACGAGGCGGTGGCCGAACTCGTCGGCGACGGCGACGGAAGCGTCGCCGCGGCGGTGCGTGCCGCGCTGCGCGGCGTCGCCGACGTCGACCGCATCACCGCGCGCATCGCCTTGCGCAGCGCGCGCCCGCGCGACCTGTCGGCCCTGCGCGAGAGCCTCGTGCGCCTGCCGGAACTCGGCCACGCCCTGCGTGGCGCCAATGCCGCGCTGAGCGTCGAGCTTGCGCGCGCGCTGATCATTGCACCGGAGGCGCTCGGCCTCCTGCAGGCGGCCATCGCGCCCGAGCCGGCGGCCATGATCCGCGACGGCGGCGTGATCGCCCCCGGCTACGATGCCGAACTCGACGAACTGCGCGGCATCCAGAACAACTGCGGCGAATTCCTGCTGGCGCTGGAAGCGCGCGAGCGCGAACGCACCGGCATCGCCAGCCTCAAGGTCGAATTCAACAAGGTGCATGGCTTCTACATCGAGGTCAGCCGCGCCAACGCCGACAAGGTGCCGGACGACTACCGCCGGCGCCAGACGCTGAAGAACGCAGAGCGCTACATCACGCCCGAACTGAAGAGCTTCGAGGACAAGGCGCTGTCGGCCAGCGAGCGCGCGCTGGCGCGCGAGAAGCTGCTGTACGACGGCATCCTCGACGAGCTTGCCGGCCACATCCCGGCCCTCCAGCGCATCGCCCGCGCGCTCGCCACGCTCGACGGCCTCGCCGCCTTCGCCGAGGCCGCGCTGCGCTGCGGCTACGTGCGCCCCTCATTCGGCGAGCAGCCCGGCATCCGCATCGACGGCGGCCGCCACCCGGTGGTCGAGCGCCAGGTCGAGAACTTCATCCGCAACGACGCGCGCCTTGCCGCCACGCGGCGCATGCTGATGATCACCGGCCCCAACATGGGCGGCAAATCCACCTTCATGCGCCAGGTGGCGCTGATCTGCCTGCTGGCGCACGTCGGCAGCTTCGTGCCGGCCGACGCTGCCGGGATCGGCCCGCTGGATGCGATCTTCACCCGCATCGGCGCCTCGGACGATCTCGCCTCGGGGCGTTCGACCTTCATGGTCGAGATGACGGAAGCCGCCGCCATCCTGCACGGCGCCACCGAGCACAGCCTGGTGCTGATGGACGAGATCGGCCGCGGCACCTCCACCTTCGACGGTCTCGCGCTGGCCTTCGCGATCGCCCGGCAACTGCTCGAGAAGAACCGCAGCCTGACGCTGTTCGCGACCCACTATTTCGAGCTGACGCGCCTGAACGCGGATTACCCGGAATGCGCCAACGTGCATCTGGACGCGGTCGAGCACGGCCACCGCATCGTCTTCCTGCATGCACTGGAAGAAGGGCCGGCGAGCCAGAGCTACGGTATCGAGGTCGCCGCGCTGGCGGGCATTCCGGCGCCGGTGATCCGCGATGCCAAGCGCAGGCTGCGCGCGCTGGAGAACCGCGAGATCGGCGCCGGTCCGCAGGCCGACCTGTTCGCGCTGCTGCCCGAACCCGAGGCCGGGCCGCTGTCGCATCCGGTGCTGACCGCGCTCGCCGACATCGACCCCGACGCGCTCACCCCGCGCGAGGCGCTCGAGCGCCTCTACAGCCTGAAGCGCCTCGCAGGCTGA
- a CDS encoding inositol monophosphatase family protein translates to MHPTLNIAIKAARRAATVINRASTQLDLLSVQSKSPNDFVTEVDHAAEKAIIEVLRDAFPGHGILAEESGESGPDSEFNWIIDPLDGTTNFIHGFPQYAVSIAQTKNGVLEHAVVYDPVANELFTASRGGGAFLNDRRIRVSRRTRLNESLLGTGFPFRQFDNVDAYLAMFRELTQKTAGIRRPGAAALDLAYVAAGRLDGFWEMGLSPWDMAAGALLIQEAGGLVSDLSGEGNFMATGNVVAGSPKIFGQILPIIQSYRPANMQA, encoded by the coding sequence ATGCATCCCACCCTGAACATCGCCATCAAGGCCGCGCGCCGCGCAGCCACCGTCATCAACCGCGCCTCCACCCAGCTCGACCTGCTCAGCGTGCAGTCGAAGTCGCCGAACGATTTCGTGACCGAGGTGGACCATGCGGCGGAGAAGGCGATCATCGAAGTCCTGCGCGACGCCTTCCCGGGGCACGGGATTCTAGCAGAGGAGTCCGGCGAGTCCGGGCCGGACAGCGAGTTCAACTGGATCATCGATCCGCTGGACGGCACCACCAACTTCATCCACGGCTTTCCGCAGTACGCGGTCTCGATCGCGCAGACGAAGAACGGCGTGCTCGAACACGCGGTCGTCTACGATCCGGTCGCCAACGAACTGTTCACCGCCAGCCGCGGCGGCGGTGCCTTCCTGAACGACCGCCGCATCCGCGTGTCGCGCCGCACGCGGCTCAACGAATCCCTGCTCGGCACCGGCTTCCCCTTCCGCCAGTTCGACAACGTCGACGCCTACCTGGCGATGTTCAGGGAACTGACGCAGAAGACCGCCGGCATCCGCCGTCCGGGCGCGGCGGCGCTGGACCTCGCCTACGTCGCCGCGGGCCGCCTCGACGGTTTCTGGGAGATGGGCCTGTCGCCGTGGGACATGGCGGCCGGCGCGCTGCTGATTCAGGAAGCCGGGGGCCTGGTGTCCGACCTGTCGGGCGAAGGCAACTTCATGGCCACCGGCAACGTGGTCGCCGGCTCGCCCAAGATCTTCGGCCAGATCCTGCCCATCATCCAGTCCTACCGCCCGGCCAACATGCAGGCTTGA
- a CDS encoding RNA methyltransferase: MNRPLALERVRVVLSRTSHPGNIGAAARAMKTMGLSRLWLVAPDSFPDPVAAARASGADDILAGARVVSSLQEALADTVFAAALTARRRELSLPRMHAREAAEVIVDRTRDGEVALVFGNETSGLTNEDVGLCSLPVSIPANPDFSSLNLGAAVQLLCYELRLAALRPPPPEEPRPEFATHEQFEGFMAHLERVVTASGFHDPANPRRLLPRMRRLFNRVRLEKEEVAILRGMLTTFEQPKRR; encoded by the coding sequence ATGAATCGACCCCTTGCGCTCGAGCGTGTCCGGGTCGTGCTGTCGCGCACCAGCCATCCGGGCAACATCGGCGCGGCCGCACGCGCGATGAAAACGATGGGCCTGAGCCGGCTGTGGCTGGTCGCGCCCGACAGCTTCCCCGATCCGGTGGCCGCCGCGCGGGCCTCCGGCGCCGACGACATCCTGGCCGGCGCGCGCGTCGTTTCGTCGCTGCAGGAAGCGCTGGCCGATACGGTGTTCGCCGCCGCCTTGACCGCGCGCCGGCGCGAATTGTCGCTGCCGCGCATGCACGCGCGCGAGGCCGCGGAGGTGATCGTGGATCGCACCCGGGACGGCGAGGTGGCGCTGGTGTTCGGCAACGAAACGAGCGGCCTCACCAACGAGGACGTCGGCCTGTGCAGCCTGCCGGTGTCCATCCCGGCGAATCCGGACTTCTCGTCGCTGAACCTGGGCGCCGCGGTGCAACTGCTGTGCTACGAACTCCGCCTGGCCGCGCTGCGGCCGCCGCCGCCCGAGGAGCCTCGGCCGGAATTCGCCACGCACGAACAGTTCGAGGGCTTCATGGCGCATCTCGAGCGCGTGGTCACGGCCAGCGGTTTTCACGACCCGGCCAATCCGCGGCGGCTGTTGCCGCGCATGCGGCGCCTGTTCAACCGCGTCCGCCTGGAGAAGGAAGAAGTCGCCATCCTGCGAGGCATGCTGACGACCTTCGAACAACCCAAGCGGCGCTGA
- the cysE gene encoding serine O-acetyltransferase: MFSRLREDLASVRERDPAARSTFEVLTCYPGVHALIFHRLAHAAWARGFHWLGRFTSHISRFLTGIEIHPGAVIGRRVFIDHGMGTVIGETAEIGDDCTIYQAVTLGGTSLYRGTKRHPTLGRGVVVGAGAKVLGGFTVGDGAKIGSNAVVVKPVPPGATAVGNPARLIDPARDAADAAREQKAEQMGFSAYGVTRDMDDPVSKALHGLLDHSVETDRRLQAIIERLEAAGIKLDDTVAPADRFDASQLSKMVD, encoded by the coding sequence ATGTTCAGCCGTCTGCGTGAAGACCTGGCCAGCGTTCGCGAACGCGATCCCGCAGCCCGTTCCACGTTCGAGGTGCTGACCTGTTACCCGGGCGTCCATGCGCTGATCTTCCATCGGCTCGCGCATGCGGCCTGGGCGCGGGGTTTCCACTGGCTCGGCCGCTTCACCAGCCACATCAGCCGCTTCCTCACCGGCATCGAGATCCATCCCGGAGCGGTGATCGGCCGCCGCGTGTTCATCGACCACGGCATGGGCACGGTCATCGGCGAGACCGCCGAGATCGGCGACGACTGCACGATCTACCAGGCGGTGACGCTCGGCGGCACGTCGCTGTACCGTGGCACCAAGCGCCACCCGACGCTGGGCAGGGGCGTGGTGGTCGGCGCGGGCGCCAAGGTGCTGGGCGGCTTCACCGTCGGCGACGGCGCGAAGATCGGTTCCAACGCGGTGGTGGTCAAGCCGGTTCCTCCGGGCGCCACCGCCGTCGGCAACCCGGCGCGCCTGATCGACCCGGCACGCGATGCCGCGGATGCCGCGCGCGAGCAGAAGGCCGAGCAGATGGGCTTTTCCGCCTACGGCGTGACCCGCGACATGGATGACCCGGTGTCCAAGGCGCTGCACGGCCTCCTGGACCATTCGGTGGAGACCGACCGCCGGTTGCAGGCCATCATCGAGCGGCTGGAGGCGGCGGGCATCAAGCTCGACGACACGGTTGCCCCGGCGGACCGCTTCGATGCCTCGCAGTTGTCGAAGATG